The Microbacterium luteum nucleotide sequence AGGGCACCGTCATGCCGTCATCCTGCCACGCCGCTGCGGGCGCGGATCAGAACGTCGGGGGAATCAGTGCGGCGCGCCGAGCTCGATCAGCAGAACGCCCCCGGCGATCGCGATGATCCCGAGGCCCATCACCCACGTGAAGGGCTCCTTGAAGAGCACGCGCGCCAGGATCGCGGTCAGCGCGACCCCGCATGCGGACCAGATGCCGTATGCCACACCGACCGGCATGCCGTTCGCCAGACAGAGGAACAGCAGAGTGAAGGCCAGGACATAGGAGACGACCACGGGCGCGATCCAGACGCGCTTCTTGAAGCCCTCCGATGCGCGCAGCGACATCGTGCCCGTCACTTCGAAGACGATCGCTCCCGCGAGGAGCAGCCAGGTCATCGTCGTCCCTCCCTCGTGTCGGCTGCTTCGGCCGTAGGCGTCGCGATCGGCCCGGTCGCGGGCGCCTGCCGGGAGTGGGTGCTCGCACCCATCTCCACCAGCAGCACCCCGCCGATGACGATCGCGATCCCGAGGCTCATGAGCCAGGTCAGCGGGTCGCCGTAGAGCAGTGCGGCCAGCACGGCGGTCAGCGCGACACCCGACGCGGCCCAGACGCCGTAGGTCAGGCCGATCGGGGCTCCCGCGCGCAGCAGCAGAGCCAGACACAGGAAGGCGCCGCCGTAGCCGAGAAGGACGAGGACGATCCAGCCGGCGTGGTCCACGAGCTGTCGCAGCGAGAGAGTCGCCGACACCTCCAGCACGATGGCGCCGACGAGGTACAACCATTTGGCCATGGGGGAGACTTTCGGGCGGGGGCGGGTTGACCCGCTCACCCTAGCGGACCCTTGCCGGAGCGGCCGTCGGCGCGGTTCGCGACGCCGCGCAGGATCTGGCAGAATAGAGGGTCGGACCCGGCGCTCGACCCTCTATCCAGCGCCGTGGACCGTTCCAGAGCTTCCGCCGGGTGTGCACCCCACGCTCCAGGCGATCGGTTCGTTCGCTTTCACTCATTCAGGAGAATCGTGGCTGTCAAGATCCGCCTCAAGCGC carries:
- a CDS encoding DMT family transporter, translating into MTWLLLAGAIVFEVTGTMSLRASEGFKKRVWIAPVVVSYVLAFTLLFLCLANGMPVGVAYGIWSACGVALTAILARVLFKEPFTWVMGLGIIAIAGGVLLIELGAPH
- a CDS encoding DMT family transporter → MAKWLYLVGAIVLEVSATLSLRQLVDHAGWIVLVLLGYGGAFLCLALLLRAGAPIGLTYGVWAASGVALTAVLAALLYGDPLTWLMSLGIAIVIGGVLLVEMGASTHSRQAPATGPIATPTAEAADTREGRR